From Coffea arabica cultivar ET-39 chromosome 2e, Coffea Arabica ET-39 HiFi, whole genome shotgun sequence, the proteins below share one genomic window:
- the LOC140036761 gene encoding phosphatidylinositol 4-kinase alpha 1-like isoform X2 yields the protein MESLIELCDLIAEKPEQFADKLVWICGRCPSAESLLTGSPRVSRSQLNAVLAVARFLSKCPNYDDQRPKSLLLAFYRAIPSSFTPSFWPQSFGNDAIASFFNDYFACMCRAAESASDFATDIAGFTGEIVISATGNVSGDLGISRVFLNALALNFPPILSSDANRLVSCLLERLEITVPNSPRELISSEAASSQSSPLSLNHFPYHSNERASPGNEVSNASGSSGSVADDASSSKGIVTNGGSAGWKSNVDILNVSTGLNDGGGGKGILISFEQESLENLEKQEIAFKLIRHVLDKATVDSKLLEQVRLVTKEQLQSMLAFLKIRKRDWSEQGHLLKARVSTKLSVYQAVAKLQIKILASVDLDGKSSKRFLHGTLALLIEAAEACLFSVWRKLRICEELFGSLLGGISQAAVARGGQLLRVLLIRFKPLVLTTCIQADTWGSSQGAMFQSVLKATCEIIEYGWIKERPPVDTFITGLATSFRERKDYEEELQQSHDAKDKQAASAGQLNMIRLLADLNVSVNKPEVVDLILPLFIESLEEGDASAPGLLRLQLLDAVSRLASLGFEKSYREAVVLLIRSYLSKLSAVGSAESKTVAPEATTERVETLPAGFLVIAGGLTDTKLRSDFRHRLLSLCSDVGLAAESKSGRSGADFLGPLLPAVAEICSDFDPTIDVEPSLLKLFRNLWFYIALFGLAPPIQKGQVTTKSVSTSLNSVGSMGVIAVQAVGGPYMWNAQWASAVQRISQGTPPLVVSSVKWLEDELELNALHNPGSRRGSGNEKAAVSQRSALSAALGGRVEVSGMGTISGVKATYLLAVAFLEIIRFSSNGGMLNGSPNSTASRSAFSCVFEYLKSPNLMPAVSQCLTAIVHRAFETAILWLDERASETGHDAEIRESALSIHACFLIKNLSQRDEHIRDISVTLLNQLRDKFPQILWNSSCLDSLLFSIHNDPPSAAVLDPAWVATVRSLYQKIVREWIVISLSYAPCTSQGLLQEKICKANNWQRTQPTADVVSLLSEIRIGTGKNDCWSGTKTANIPAVMAAAAAASGGNLKLTEAFNLEVLSTGIVSATVKCNHAGEIAGMRRLYESIGGLDPKPVTTDLPASDSEMLSQNLHPKNESFNEVLLTKFVRLLQQFVNTAEKGGEVDKSSFRDTCSQATALLLSNLESDMKSNIESFSQLLRLLCWCPAYISTPDAMETGVFVWTWLVSAAPQLGSLVLAELVDAWLWTIDTKRGLFASEMRCAGPAAKLRPHLSPGEPELQPEKDPVEQIMAHRIWLGYFIDRFEVVRHDSVEQLLLLGRMLQGTTKLPWNCSRHPAATGTFFTLMLLGLKFCSCHLQRNLHNFRTGLQLLEDRIYRTSLGWFAHEPEWFDGNNSTFSQSEAQSLSMFVHHLLNERMDSTQSDPKGRVPENGNSKEQYHPVWGQMENYAVGREKRKQLLLMLCHHEADRLEVWAQPVGSKESASRPKVSSEKWVEYARTAFSVDPRIALSLAARFPANGVLKSEVALLVQTYILEIRSIPQALPFFVTPKAVDENSALLQQLPHWAACSITQALEFLTPAYKGHPRVMAYVLRVLESYPPERVTFFMPQLVQSLRYDEERLVEGYLLRAAQRSDIFAHILIWHLEGETSVPESGKDAVSTKNNSFQALLPVVRERIIEGFTPKALDLFKREFDFFDKVTSISGVLFPVPKEERQAGIRRELEKIQMEGDDLYLPTATNKLLRGIQVDSGIALQSAAKVPIKITFNVVDRDGDPKDIKPQSCIFKVGDDCRQDVLALQVISLLKDIFESVGINLYLLPYGVLPTGPERGIIEVCRNTRSRSQMGETTDGGLYEIFQQDYGPVGSPSFEAARENFIISSAGYAVASLLLQPKDRHNGNLLFDNVGRLVHIDFGFILETSPGGNMRFESAHFKLSHEMTQLIDPSGAMKSETWHLFVSLCVKGYLAARRYMDGIVNTVLLMLDSGLPCFSRGDPIGNLRKRFHPEMSDREAANFMIRTCTDAYNKWTTAGYDLIQYLQQGIEK from the exons ATGGAATCGTTGATCGAGCTGTGTGACTTAATTGCTGAAAAACCCGAGCAATTTGCTGACAAGTTGGTCTGGATATGCGGCCGGTGTCCTTCGGCGGAGTCTCTCCTTACCGGATCTCCTAGGGTTTCGAGATCTCAGCTCAATGCCGTCCTGGCAGTGGCTCGTTTCCTCTCCAAATGCCCAAATTACGACGATCAACGGCCTAAATCCCTCCTCCTTGCCTTCTATCGCGCAATTCCATCCTCTTTCACCCCTTCTTTCTGGCCCCAATCATTTGGCAATGACGCGATTGCCTCCTTCTTTAACGACTACTTTGCTTGTATGTGTAGAGCTGCGGAGTCAGCCTCTGATTTTGCAACTGACATTGCTGGCTTCACTGGAGAAATTGTGATCTCTGCCACAGGCAATGTCTCTGGGGATTTGGGGATTTCCAGGGTTTTCTTGAACGCCTTGGCCTTGAATTTCCCGCCTATTCTTTCGTCTGATGCTAACAGGTTAGTTTCGTGTCTTCTTGAACGGCTTGAAATCACGGTTCCCAATTCACCGAGGGAGCTTATTTCTTCCGAGGCTGCTTCAAGTCAGAGTTCACCCTTGAGTTTGAACCATTTTCCATATCACTCTAATGAGAGGGCAAGTCCAGGGAATGAGGTGAGTAATGCCTCCGGATCATCTGGCAGCGTTGCTGATGATGCGTCGTCATCAAAGGGAATTGTGACGAATGGGGGCAGCGCTGGCTGGAAGAGCAATGTGGATATCTTGAACGTAAGCACAGGGCTAAATGATGGCGGTGGAGGCAAGGGAATTCTTATATCTTTTGAGCAAGAGTCCTTGGAGAACCTTGAAAAACAGGAAATTGCTTTTAAATTGATAAGGCATGTATTGGATAAGGCCACGGTTGATTCCAAGCTTTTGGAACAAGTGAGACTTGTCACAAAGGAACAACTCCAATCAATGTTAGCATTTTTAAAG ATAAGAAAGCGTGACTGGTCTGAACAAGGGCATTTATTGAAAGCAAGAGTCAGTACCAAGCTATCTGTTTACCAAGCAGTGGCTAAGTTACAGATTAAGATTCTTGCATCTGTTGACCTTGACGGAAAGTCATCAAAGAGGTTCTTGCATGGAACTCTTGCATTGTTGATAGAGGCTGCTGAGGCATGTTTATTTTCAGTGTGGCGGAAGTTGAGGATTTGCGAGGAGCTATTTGGCTCTTTACTTGGTGGAATTTCCCAAGCTGCTGTTGCACGTGGTGGCCAGCTGTTGCGAGTTTTGCTTATTCGTTTCAAGCCCCTAGTGCTGACTACTTGTATTCAG GCTGACACTTGGGGCAGCAGCCAGGGTGCAATGTTTCAGAGTGTCTTGAAAGCAACTTGTGAAATAATTGAATATGGATGGATCAAGGAACGGCCGCCTGTGGATACTTTTATAACGGGATTAGCTACTAGCTTTCGTGAACGTAAAGATTATGAAGAAGAG CTTCAGCAATCGCATGATGCAAAAGATAAGCAGGCAGCTTCTGCTGGGCAACTTAACATGATTCGCTTGCTTGCGGATTTAAATGTTTCTGTTAACAAGCCTGAAGTGGTTGACTTGATATTACCACTATTTATTGAAAGTTTAGAAGAGGGAGATGCCTCGGCCCCAGGCCTACTGAGACTCCAG CTTCTTGATGCTGTTTCTCGCCTGGCGAgtttaggttttgagaaatcttATCGTGAAGCTGTTGTTCTATTGATCCGAAGCTACTTAAGTAAACTCTCTGCTGTTGGCTCTGCTGAAAGTAAAACTGTGGCACCAGAAGCCACGACAGAACGTGTTGAG ACTCTTCCTGCAGGATTTCTTGTGATTGCTGGTGGCCTAACTGATACCAAATTGAGGTCAGATTTTCGTCATCGTCTGCTATCTTTGTGTTCAGATGTAGGCTTAGCTGCTGAATCCAAAAGTGGAAG GAGTGGAGCAGATTTTCTCGGTCCTCTACTCCCTGCTGTGGCTGAAATATGCTCGGATTTTGATCCTACTATAGATGTGGAACCTTCACTCTTAAAATTATTTCGCAATTTGTGGTTCTATATAGCTCTTTTTGGGCTAGCTCCTCCAATACAAAAAGGTCAGGTGACGACAAAGTCAGTGTCCACTTCTCTAAATAGTGTAGGTAGCATGGGTGTAATTGCAGTCCAGGCTGTTGGTGGACCGTACATGTGGAATGCTCAGTGGGCTTCTGCAGTTCAGCGCATCTCTCAAGGGACTCCACCCCTA GTTGTTAGCTCTGTAAAATGGCTTGAAGATGAGTTGGAACTTAATGCTCTTCATAACCCGGGTAGCCGGCGAGGTAGTGGCAATGAAAAAGCTGCTGTAAGCCAAAGATCTGCTCTTTCAGCTGCTTTAGGCGGGCGCGTGGAGGTTTCGGGAATGGGCACAATCTCAG GTGTCAAGGCAACTTATCTTTTAGCTGTAGCGTTTCTAGAGATAATCAGATTCAGTAGTAATGGTGGCATGCTCAATGGTAGCCCTAATTCAACGGCTTCTCGAAGTGCCTTCAGCTGTGTCTTTGAGTATTTGAAAAGTCCAAATCTCATGCCAGCTGTCTCTCAGTGCTTGACAGCAATTGTTCACCGGGCCTTTGAAACAGCAATACTTTGGCTG GATGAACGGGCTTCTGAGACTGGTCATGATGCTGAGATTAGAGAATCTGCCCTTTCCATCCATGCAtgttttcttataaaaaatttgTCTCAGAGGGACGAGCATATTCGTGATATTTCAGTAACTTTATTGAATCAACTCAGAGATAAGTTTCCGCAG ATTTTGTGGAATTCTTCTTGTTTGGATTCCCTACTTTTTTCTATCCACAATGATCCACCATCAGCTGCCGTTCTTGACCCTGCTTGGGTTGCTACTGTCCGTTCTTTATACCAGAAAATTGTTCGTGAGTGGATAGTTATTTCACTCTCATATGCGCCATGCACGAGTCAGGGCCTTCTTCAG GAGAAGATCTGCAAAGCAAACAATTGGCAGAGAACACAGCCCACTGCTGATGTGGTTTCTCTATTATCTGAAATTCGGATTGGTACTGGCAAAAATGACTGTTGGAGTGGAACGAAAACTGCAAACATTCCTGCAGTCatggctgctgctgctgcagctTCTGGAGGCAACTTAAAATTGACAGAGGCATTCAATTTGGAGGTTCTTAGCACTGGTATAGTTAGTGCAACGGTTAAATGTAACCATGCTGGTGAAATTGCTGGAATGAGAAGGTTATATGAGAGCATTGGTGGCCTCGACCCTAAGCCCGTTACAACTGACCTTCCAGCTTCTGATTCTGAAATGCTGTCCCAAAATTTACATCCCAAAAATGAATCCTTCAATGAAGTATTACTTACCAAATTTGTGCGTCTGCTTCAACAATTTGTCAATACAGCTGAGAAAGGTGGCGAAGTGGACAAATCATCCTTTCGGGACACTTGTTCTCAAGCGACTGCATTGCTTCTTTCAAATCTG GAATCTGACATGAAATCGAATATAGAGAGCTTTTCACAACTTCTGCGCCTTCTTTGCTGGTGCCCTGCTTACATTTCCACGCCTGATGCCATGGAAACTGGTGTGTTTGTCTGGACATGGTTAGTTTCTGCAGCGCCTCAGTTGGGTTCCCTTGTCCTTGCTGAACTTGTTGATGCATGGTTGTGGACCATTGATACCAAACGAGGCCTTTTCGCTTCTGAGATGAGGTGTGCTGGACCGGCTGCAAAGCTAAGGCCTCACCTTTCTCCAGGGGAGCCAGAACTGCAGCCTGAAAAGGACCCTGTTGAACAAATTATGGCTCACAGAATATGGCTTGGTTACTTTATTGATCGTTTTGAG GTAGTTCGGCATGATAGCGTGGAGCAGCTTTTGTTACTTGGTCGAATGTTACAAGGAACTACAAAACTTCCTTGGAACTGCTCACGTCATCCTGCTGCTACTGGAACCTTTTTCACACTTATGCTTCTTGGGCTGAAGTTCTGTTCATGCCACTTACAGCGCAACCTTCACAATTTTAGAACAGGGCTTCAGCTGCTGGAAGACAGGATTTATCG GACTTCATTGGGTTGGTTTGCTCATGAACCTGAATGGTTTGATGGGAATAACAGCACCTTTTCCCAAAGTGAGGCTCAATCTCTTTCCATGTTTGTTCACCATCTTTTGAACGAGCGGATGGATTCTACCCAGTCTGATCCTAAAGGACGGGTGCCTGAAAATGGGAACTCG AAGGAACAGTATCATCCAGTCTGGGGCCAAATGGAGAACTATGCTGTTGGAAGGGAAAAACGAAAGCAGTTGCTTCTGATGCTATGTCATCACGAGGCTGATAGGCTTGAAGTTTGGGCACAGCCTGTTGGCTCAAA GGAAAGTGCATCTCGTCCAAAAGTTAGCTCTGAAAAATGGGTTGAATATGCAAGGACTGCCTTTTCTGTTGATCCTCGAATCGCTTTATCCTTGGCTGCAAGATTTCCAGCTAATGGTGTTCTGAAGTCTGAAGTGGCACTGCTTGTTCAA ACATATATATTGGAGATCCGCAGCATACCTCAGGCATTGCCTTTTTTTGTTACCCCAAAAGCTGTAGATGAAAACTCTGCCCTTCTGCAACAGCTGCCTCACTGGGCAGCTTGTTCAATAACACAAGCTTTGGAATTCCTAACTCCAGCTTATAAGGGACATCCACGTGTTATGGCTTATGTTCTTAGGGTGTTGGAATCTTATCCTCCTGAGCGAGTAACATTCTTCATGCCTCAGTTGGTGCAGTCTTTAAGATATGATGAAGAG AGGCTTGTAGAAGGATACTTGCTTAGAGCTGCTCAAAGAAGTGATATATTTGCGCATATACTGATATGGCATTTAGAG GGGGAGACTAGTGTGCCAGAATCTGGAAAAGATGCTGTTTCCACAAAA AATAATTCATTTCAAGCGCTGTTGCCTGTTGTGAGGGAAAGAATTATTGAGGGTTTCACACCTAAGGCCCTGGACTTATTTAAAAGAGAGTTTGATTTCTTTGACAAAGTCACATCTATCTCTGGGGTCCTATTTCCTGTTCCAAAGGAGGAACGACAAGCTGGTATTCGGAG GGAGCTGGAGAAAATTCAAATGGAAGGGGATGACCTCTATCTTCCTACTGCCACAAATAAACTTTTGAGGGGTATTCAAGTTGATAGTGGAATTGCATTGCAGTCAGCAGCAAAAGTTCCCATTAAGATCACATTTAATGTTGTGGACCGGGATGGGGATCCCAAAGATATAAAGCCTCAATcttgcatattcaag GTTGGAGATGACTGCCGGCAAGATGTTCTTGCTTTGCAAGTTATATCACTTCTAAAAGACATATTTGAGAGCGTCGGAATCAATTTATATTTGCTTCCCTATGGAGTTCTTCCTACTGGCCCTGAGAGAGGAATAATAGAG GTTTGTCGAAATACACGAAGCAGAAGTCAAATGGGTGAGACAACTGACGGTGGTTTATATGAGATCTTTCAGCAGGATTATGGACCTGTTGGTTCTCCCAGTTTTGAAGCTGCTCGTGAGAACTTCATCATCAGCAGTGCTGGTTATGCAGTAGCAAGCTTGTTGCTTCAACCGAAGGATAGACATAACGGCAATCTACTCTTTGACAA CGTGGGGAGACTTGTTCACATcgattttggttttattttggaaACTTCCCCTGGTGGAAATATGCGATTTGAAAGTGCCCATTTTAAATTGAGTCATGAAATGACTCAATTAATTGACCCATCTGGTGCAATGAAAAGTGAAACTTGGCATCTTTTTGTGAG TTTGTGTGTGAAGGGTTATCTTGCTGCTCGGCGTTACATGGATGGGATTGTGAACACAGTCTTGTTAATGTTAGATAGCGGATTGCCTTGCTTTAGCAGGGGTGACCCTATCGGAAATCTTAGAAAGAGATTTCACCCTGAGATGAGCGATCGTGAGGCTGCCAATTTCATGATCCGAACGTGTACAGATGCCTACAATAAATGGACAACTGCTGGTTACGATTTGATTCAATATTTGCAGCAGGGTATAGAGAAGTGA